Proteins from a single region of Pseudodesulfovibrio portus:
- a CDS encoding ABC transporter ATP-binding protein — MRFEVDIQKRMRCGKEEFLLCAAFETSDSALVLFGPSGSGKTLTLQAVAGILTPDSGCIRLDGRAVFDSAKGINVPARKRNVGYVFQDYALFPHLSVRDNIGFGLKPLLGRLTGADHARVAELMDVFGLTGVAGQKPSTLSGGQQQRTALARALATSPQALLLDEPLSALDQPLRIRMREELSRILRTFDIPMVMVTHDSDEAQAFAESVVVYRNGSVTGMHSAREMERNGHSLSEAIQAEVALAYE; from the coding sequence GTGCGATTTGAAGTCGACATACAAAAGCGGATGCGGTGCGGGAAGGAGGAGTTCCTCCTTTGCGCCGCCTTCGAGACCTCGGACAGCGCCCTGGTGCTGTTCGGGCCTTCCGGCTCGGGCAAGACCCTGACCCTGCAGGCCGTCGCGGGCATCCTCACCCCGGATTCGGGGTGCATCAGGCTCGACGGCAGGGCGGTCTTTGATTCCGCAAAGGGGATCAACGTCCCGGCCAGGAAGCGCAACGTGGGCTATGTGTTCCAGGACTACGCCCTGTTCCCGCATCTCTCCGTGCGCGACAACATCGGCTTCGGCCTGAAACCCCTCCTGGGGCGGCTGACCGGGGCCGACCACGCGCGGGTGGCGGAGCTGATGGACGTCTTCGGCCTGACCGGCGTGGCCGGGCAGAAGCCGTCCACCCTGTCCGGCGGCCAGCAGCAGCGCACGGCCCTGGCCCGCGCCCTGGCCACCTCGCCCCAGGCCCTGCTCCTGGACGAGCCGCTGTCCGCCCTGGACCAGCCCCTGCGCATCCGCATGCGCGAGGAGTTGTCCCGCATCCTGCGCACCTTCGACATCCCCATGGTCATGGTCACCCACGACTCGGACGAGGCCCAGGCCTTTGCCGAATCAGTGGTGGTCTACCGCAACGGCAGCGTCACCGGCATGCATTCGGCACGGGAGATGGAGCGGAACGGGCACAGCCTGTCCGAGGCCATCCAGGCCGAAGTGGCCCTGGCCTACGAGTGA
- a CDS encoding heavy-metal-associated domain-containing protein — translation MPTIKVKGMSCRHCVKSVTEAMEKLGARDVSIDLLSGDVTFTEDAPIDTDAIKEAITRIGFEYVG, via the coding sequence ATGCCCACCATCAAAGTCAAAGGCATGAGCTGCCGGCACTGCGTCAAATCCGTCACCGAAGCCATGGAGAAACTGGGCGCCAGGGACGTGTCCATCGACCTCCTGTCCGGCGACGTGACCTTCACGGAAGACGCCCCTATCGACACGGACGCCATCAAGGAGGCCATCACCAGGATCGGCTTCGAATACGTGGGCTAG